One segment of Pseudanabaena sp. PCC 6802 DNA contains the following:
- a CDS encoding CHAT domain-containing protein has protein sequence MARKRSLFFASVERLLGRLLISKIPVGAIPLWLRRLIEDRRIKRIKFIPVILAIVIGCCLWMYVLPHLLLGTSLGAQSLRSPNSSLQTPHRLPPYGKGLAFVSQSPHQTQVSVTNAKPLRDPTLSLLEQGREFYQNGQYTEAIGVWRQAIASSQSPLTSAMLWSNLSLAYQKLGQWQEAREAIISSFKILDTMASTSTIDAAILKVKAQVLNTRGSLEFARGETEASLATWQEATSTYTKVGDSEGEFKGLLNQVQALKTLGFYRRALSTLETANHALQTQPDSLIKANSLRSLGDILQLVGDLDRADRVLQQSLTIARQLNSSELASETLLSLGNLARLQSNPKAALEFYQEAIAAATANSTKVQAQLNQLSLLVQTKDFTNAQVLFPQIQTQITQLPASRDTIYTKINLANSLMQLQRATKSTSSPSIDSMEIAKILAGALEQAQSLSDRRAISHTLGTLGTLYEQTQQFSSARDLTQKAISTAQAIDAGDIAYLWQWQLGRLLKAQGNVQGAIAAYTEAVNTLQALRGDLIAVNPGVQFSFRDSVEPVYRQLVTLLLSDNSSNSQNGAIEQQRLKQAQNTLESLQLAELINFFRADCLTANAVDIAKVDRTAAVLYPIILENSLEVILSLPQQPLQHYATPIARRQVEDTIASLRLELRDSSSSDYLANVQLLYDWLIRPAASQIARSKVNTLVFVLDGELRNIPMAALHDGQRFLAETYNISLTPGLQLLDPKPLAKQPIAAITAGLSQVSPSFAPLRLNPLPNVEREIQQIQAQIPSTVLLNQTFTGANLEKAIDTSPFPIVHLATHGKFSSKLEETYLLTWDGRINIEQLNQLMQERNRQNDKVVELLILSACETARGDKRAALGLAGIAVRAGTRSTIASLWSVDDEATATFMTALYKNLANKNTNKAEALRQAQMTLLSDRQLNHPYYWAPFVLLGNWL, from the coding sequence ATGGCAAGAAAACGGTCTCTATTTTTCGCTTCTGTGGAACGCCTTTTAGGGAGGCTTCTCATAAGTAAAATACCTGTAGGGGCAATCCCCCTATGGTTGCGTCGATTAATTGAGGACAGGCGCATAAAGAGAATCAAATTTATTCCTGTGATTCTGGCGATTGTAATTGGCTGCTGTCTTTGGATGTATGTATTGCCACATCTATTACTGGGAACTAGTCTGGGCGCTCAATCTTTGCGATCGCCTAACTCATCGCTCCAAACCCCTCATCGACTCCCACCCTACGGTAAGGGTTTAGCATTTGTCAGTCAATCTCCGCATCAAACGCAAGTATCGGTCACAAATGCTAAACCCCTGCGGGATCCCACGCTATCACTCCTAGAACAAGGCAGGGAATTCTACCAAAACGGGCAATACACCGAGGCGATCGGGGTGTGGCGACAGGCGATCGCATCTTCCCAGTCTCCCCTAACCTCAGCGATGTTATGGAGCAATCTCTCGCTTGCCTATCAAAAGTTAGGACAATGGCAAGAAGCACGCGAGGCGATAATTTCTAGCTTCAAAATTTTGGATACTATGGCCAGTACCTCCACAATAGATGCCGCCATTCTCAAAGTTAAAGCGCAGGTTCTGAATACGAGAGGCAGTTTAGAATTTGCCAGGGGGGAAACAGAAGCTTCTCTTGCCACATGGCAAGAGGCAACCTCAACCTACACCAAAGTTGGCGATAGTGAAGGGGAGTTTAAAGGTTTGCTCAATCAAGTGCAAGCACTCAAGACATTGGGCTTCTATCGCCGTGCCCTGAGTACCCTAGAGACAGCGAATCATGCGCTACAAACACAACCGGATTCTTTGATTAAGGCAAATAGTCTGCGCAGCCTCGGTGATATCCTTCAGTTAGTGGGAGATCTAGACAGGGCAGATCGAGTATTGCAACAGAGCTTGACAATCGCCCGTCAGCTAAACTCCTCTGAGCTTGCCAGCGAAACATTACTCAGCCTGGGAAATCTGGCACGCCTGCAATCGAATCCTAAAGCAGCTTTGGAATTCTATCAGGAGGCGATCGCTGCTGCTACTGCTAATTCCACTAAAGTACAGGCACAACTGAATCAATTAAGTTTACTCGTACAAACCAAAGACTTTACCAACGCCCAAGTGCTCTTCCCACAAATCCAAACTCAAATTACCCAGCTACCCGCCAGTCGCGATACCATCTATACCAAAATCAATCTCGCCAATAGTCTGATGCAACTCCAACGCGCTACGAAAAGCACGAGTTCCCCTAGCATCGATAGCATGGAGATCGCGAAGATCCTAGCTGGAGCATTAGAACAGGCGCAATCTCTTAGCGATCGCAGGGCCATTTCCCATACTCTTGGTACGCTCGGCACGCTCTACGAACAAACTCAGCAGTTCTCATCCGCTCGGGATCTCACGCAAAAAGCAATATCGACAGCCCAAGCAATTGATGCTGGCGATATTGCCTATCTGTGGCAGTGGCAGTTAGGCAGATTGCTGAAAGCACAGGGAAACGTACAGGGTGCGATCGCTGCCTACACCGAAGCGGTGAATACGCTTCAAGCACTGCGCGGCGACCTGATTGCGGTTAATCCTGGCGTGCAGTTTTCTTTCCGAGACAGTGTAGAACCCGTGTATCGTCAGCTTGTTACTTTGCTTTTAAGCGATAATTCCAGTAATTCACAGAACGGGGCGATCGAGCAACAGAGACTGAAGCAAGCCCAGAACACGCTTGAATCTCTGCAACTAGCGGAGTTGATCAATTTCTTCAGAGCAGATTGCTTGACTGCCAATGCCGTGGATATTGCCAAAGTAGATCGCACCGCTGCCGTTCTCTATCCAATCATTCTAGAGAATAGTTTGGAAGTAATCTTGAGCTTGCCCCAGCAGCCACTCCAACATTACGCCACACCCATAGCCCGCCGCCAGGTTGAAGATACAATCGCCAGCTTGCGTTTGGAGTTACGCGATTCCAGTTCCAGCGACTATTTGGCAAACGTGCAACTACTCTATGACTGGCTGATTCGACCTGCCGCCAGTCAAATCGCTCGGAGCAAAGTCAATACTTTAGTCTTTGTCCTTGATGGCGAACTGCGTAATATCCCCATGGCAGCCCTGCACGACGGTCAGCGCTTTCTGGCAGAAACCTACAATATTTCGCTCACGCCGGGGTTGCAATTACTGGATCCCAAGCCTTTAGCAAAACAACCGATCGCAGCCATCACGGCGGGTTTATCGCAAGTCAGCCCCAGCTTTGCCCCTCTCCGACTCAATCCTTTACCTAATGTCGAACGCGAAATCCAGCAAATTCAAGCTCAGATCCCCAGTACGGTTTTGCTGAATCAGACATTCACGGGCGCGAATCTTGAAAAAGCGATCGATACCTCTCCCTTCCCCATCGTCCACCTGGCAACCCACGGCAAGTTTAGCTCCAAGCTCGAAGAAACCTATCTTCTAACTTGGGATGGTCGCATTAATATCGAGCAGTTAAATCAATTAATGCAGGAGAGGAATCGCCAGAATGACAAGGTTGTGGAACTGCTTATTCTCAGCGCCTGCGAGACGGCCAGGGGCGACAAGCGCGCAGCATTGGGTTTAGCAGGTATAGCAGTCAGGGCTGGAACCAGAAGCACGATCGCCTCGCTCTGGTCGGTAGATGATGAAGCTACTGCTACATTTA